NNNNNNNNNNNNNNNNNNNNNNNNNNNNNNNNNNNNNNNNNNNNNNNNNNNNNNNNNNNNNNNNNNNNNNNNNNNNNNNNNNNNNNNNNNNNNNNNNNNNNNNNNNNNNNNNNNNNNNNNNNNNNNNNNNNNNNNNNNNNNNNNNNNNNNNNNNNNNNNNNNNNNNNNNNNNNNNNNNNNNNNNNNNNNNNNNNNNNNNNNNNNNNNNNNNNNNNNNNNNNNNNNNNNNNNNNNNNNNNNNNNNNNNNNNNNNNNNNNNNNNNNNNNNNNNNNNNNNNNNNNNNNNNNNNNNNNNNNNNNNNNNNNNNNNNNNNNNNNNNNNNNNNNNNNNNNNNNNNNNNNNNNNNNNNNNNNNNNNNNNNNNNNNNNNNNNNNNNNNNNNNNNNNNNNNNNNNNNNNNNNNNNNNNNNNNNNNNNNNNNNNNNNNNNNNNNNNNNACATCAATTTGCAAAACATTGTCCTTTCACAAAAATGTCTTTCTCCCACAGCACCAAATGAAACTAGTGCCATTTGAATGCACATTTTCAAGAGATAGTTTGAGCATTGTCATCAATGAATATAAACCCATTTTTCTGATTTTTTGAAACCACAATAGTTAATTATTTGAACACAAACCTCAGGATGAATTGATTATGGAATTATAAGGCTGCACATTAAGATTAAAATCCGTTAGCTAATTGttactgtgtaagaaagaactgcagatgcgggtttaaatcgaaggtagatacaaaatgctggagtaactcagcgggcgaggcagcatctctggtgagaaggaatggacgtttcgggtcgcgacccttcttcagactgagctcatTGTTACTGATAGCTTTACGTTGAAGTTGTCATATTGTATTTAAACTTAAAACTTACtaaacttaaacccctgtcccacagtacgagttcattccaagagttctcctgagtttgccctgattcgaactcggagatttacggtcatggccactcgtcggtactcggggctctcgtggacatttttcatcatgttgaaaaatcttcacgagtcttcccgtgcttacctgccgttagctagtcttcccgagtacctgccgttagcgctaagagatgtcagcaagctccgacgtacctgctacgttcattctccgtgctaaccacgagtttgattttttttttaactcaggagagctcttggaatgaactcgcaccgtggatcagggctaTTACATCACAAGAGGATCTACAATAAGCCTGGCTACTGCAATAGAATGGAATAGCAACATATTAAGGAGTTACATGTATCTTTTCAAAGGGGTCATCTATGGTTATTATTTTATCCCAGACTTAAGTTTTTAAAGCATTTCGGAGGTCATTATAGAAATTAACTAATGTATTTCCCATTGCAGTGTTCACTAATGTTTGTGGCAACATTCCTCTTAAGTCAGTCTGAATAAAACCAGTCAAGATGCTGTGGTCTGGGTCACTCTTCAAGGGAATGCAAAACCATCCACATGGGTGATTAAATCCACGAACAAAACTGTCTTGTTTCTCCCCGTATTCAACGCTGACTCCTGTATTGGGTTAAGAAAAAAGTTGTTCTTTAACAGAATTAGATAATTCAAAGCATTAGTCCACAAAATAATTAAACCCTTTACAGTACAACACATGCGTTCTATGAAAATTAAATTAGGAATGAAACAAAACCATCTTTACAACGTGGCTGCATGTATGGCTTTAAATTGAATAGAAGTAATGAAGTAGATCCTGTTTAATGAGAATAATTTAATATTATACAGTAATTTCTCTGAATTTGGAATCTTCGCACAAGGCTATGCATACTGGAAACATGAATCCTGACCCCTGCAGCAATCGCCGAAACATAACTAATGCAATTTGATGTCgataatacagtaaaccctcataacGGACAGCACAGGGGTAATGGTGTCTGCTATATAAAAAGTAAGGGATTACCAAGAAAGTGTTGTTGCACAGAATGGAagaatctgggaaatccaagggtggaggagtctgctacATGACCAATaataactggtgcaaccctggataTATTAAGATGCTTTCTCATTCCTGCTCAACGGACCTGGAgcatctgacgatctcatgccgtccattctaccttccccgtgagttcagctcagtgatcatcacagccgtctacattccaccgcatgtGGACACCGaagtggcactatcggccctacacgatgtgctatgtcgacaccaAACCAAGAACcctgatgcggctatggtggtggctggagattttaacaaATCAAATCACAAAAAGGTCATGCCTAACTtctgccaacacatcacgtgtgccaccatggGGGAAaaaactttggaccactgctacacaccgttcaggaaaggctacaaggctgtttcactccctccttttggaaaatctgaccccgctgccattttcctgctaccggagtataaacaacggatagtacgggaagcggtagtgacgagggacgtaaagcggtggtccaaccagtcagaggccatgctgcaggaTGCACTGGTAcacaaataaaatgctggagaaactcagcgggtgcagcagtatctatggagcgaaggaaataggcgacgtttcgggccgaaacccttcttcaggcctactttgaagaagttctcctcctctctccggaactCTACTCCACTGCAGGATGCACTGactgatgtcgactggaatatgttccaagcaagttccagtgacgtcagtgagttcgcggaagcggtcacggacttcatcgcaacaataatcgacaacatcgtccccacggtaagcatCTTTCCTAATCAAAATTCCTGGGTGGACGGGTCCATTtgcgttgccttgaatgctcgcaccactgcctacaactctggcctggcatccggaaatatgGACGACTACAAGGTAGAGACCTACCGACTGCGAAAGGCGGTGAAGgatgcaaaaaggaggtacagggacaggatggagcagcaggacaccagatgcctttggcaggggctacggactataactTACTACcggagcaaccccccccccccccccctcaaccggaagtgccggcacctccctagctgacgaCCTGAACTCTTACTACGCACGattcgagacgggcaacatcacccctagcTCGCCGGCTAACAACACCGCCAGCGTGGTGGCTAGCGAGGCTGCAGGGAGGTCCTCTGcgatgtgaggagggctctgacacgtgtgaacacgaggaaagctgtaggcccagatggtatatctaggcgagtacttaagtcttgtgctactcaGCTAACACCAGTcctcaccacaatattcaacctctccctggccaggtCCGTGGtcgctgcctgcttcaaaagatccatcattgtacctgtaccaaagaatgcctctccagcttgcttgaatgactaccgaccggtggccctcacctcggtagtcatgaaatgctttgagaggctggtcaagaaccacatctgctccttcctccctcgcaacatggaaccgttgcagttcgcttaccgtccgaacagatccatggacgatacggtctcccaggttctgcacaccgctctctctcaccttgacagccagaaggggggagctatgtgaggatgctgttcgtcGACTTCAGTTCAGACTTCAATACGATAGTcctgacttgctgagaagctgctggggcTTAACACTCCCCTGTGCATCTGGGccttggactttctcaccgccaggccccaggtagtcaagatggtaaGTCATACATCGACCACCCTCAGGATCCCCCtagggttgcatcctcagccccctactgtactccctgtacacacatgactgtgtggccaggttcagctccaactctataatcaagtttgctgatgacactgtggtggtgggcctgatctccgataacaatgagaaggcttaccgggaggaggtggctgatttggcactctggtgtcaggacaacagcctcctcttgaatgtcataaaaactaAGGCGCTAattgtggaatttagaagggcacaacatccgtgGACGTATACgctactggagataaatggggctactgtggatagggtgagctgctttaaatacgtgggagtccacatcacagaggatctgacatggacaacacacactgccgcaattgtgagtaaggcaaggcagcgcctttaccacctcaggcagctgaggaaattcagagtctctctgaggatccttgaatgcttctactcaggggctgtagaaagcatcctgtccggcaacatctcgatctggtttgggaactgctctgcccaggacaagaaggctctgcagaaagtagtgcgttcgaccgaacgcacgatgggaactacactcgcccccctgcaggaactatacatcagaaggtgcagatccagagccagcaacattatgggggaccccttccaccccagcaacggactgttccagctcttACGGTCAggtaaacgcctccgctgtcatgctgtgaaaacagagcggatgagacagagtttcttcccacaggccatcaggactgtaaactcttatctcaccaatttactgtactaatttactgttgtgttgtgtctttttaatagtgctgtatttttttcttttttttctattatgtaaatactgattctgttctattctgttctgtaggtttttgcacaatccgcaggcattgccactttaatttcactgcacatcgtgtatgtgtatgtgacaaataaagttgacttgacgtagtagaaacaaagaactgcttgatgatggttaatagacaaaaggacacaaagtacaggagtaagtcagcaggtcaggtagattatctggagaacatggataggtggcgtttcaggtcagaacccttcttctggTTCCTCGGCGGCAGTGGGGTCTCAGCGGCGGGGAGAGAAGGAAAGACAATGGGCTCCCAGCATGGGGGGATCTCCGCGAAGAACAATGAGGAACCGGAGTGTGGGGACCGCCGTAagggacagtgggagaacaaaaaagggggggggggggggtttgtcactccagtttagaatcctctgcccaaagGATAaagctgtgtttgtttgtttgttcatttgttccggtgaaggcgctgtgcacacggcagctagacaacagtcgcttgtttttttatttttgttttcacttttaatttcaagtttttgtgtaccttgggtgTTGTGACTGTTAGCAGACCAATTTCCCGaaaaaagttttatcgtatcgtatcgttcaGAGTCTTGGTCTGGAACCGGGCCTAGAATCCTGGTGAGTTGACAGCCGGGAGAGTGGTGAGGATTGGCGGAGTCATTAGTTACGGCCTGCAGGTAGCTGGAGTGCAGGTAAGGTTCAGCAGTGGCGGTGGCAGTAGGCACGGCCTAGAAGTGGCCAAGGAAGCCGTGTGGGCCAGCAGTGGGAGCAGTGTGTCCAGCCTGGAAGCAGTCGTGGGCCAGTGTCGGCATCCTGGCCTGGCGGCAATGGTTGGAAGGACTGGTCTGGAAGCGGCTGAGATGATGGTGTGGCTCGGCAGCAGCTTTGGTGGTCCCAGCCTCAAAGAGACCAGGGAGGAGGTGAACATTGGTGCTGCATCTCCCGGCACCACTGCGGGTCTCGGCCTTGTGGCGGTCGGGTGCGAGCCACGATCCAACAGTAGGTCTCAGCcctaatgtcacctatccatgctctccagtggtgcttcctgacctgagttactccagcagtgtccTTCAACATTGCACAAGTGTTGATCAAAGCAATTCCTTGGCAATTTTATTGGCCTCCCACAGTGTAGAGAACAGtctgtgttcttaaagagacagtggTGTCTGATTATTGTGGGGACGCTCCATCCACTATGACAGAAATCGGTTGTGGGGGTTAACGTAACTCGTagctcgtggaaaacagtgcccagAAAACTTGCATTGAAAACTGCGCAGCTAGCCGCGTGGAGCAGAGCCATTGCGACGTTATCAGCTCGTTAGCCTTAAAAAATACCTTAGTTTTGTGaacaaatttaattaaaaaactcgggaaataatgaatcaaattttcagatgaggcgattttcgagatcatgaggtaaacctctatcggaatatgtaaaaatttcatcgTTAgcacgtcgtgttttcgaggagatgtgtttcacagaaaaacacacaaatagacacacaaataaatacatccacatccaagatcagggtTTCATAAGTATATAAATACCGTTcagttgtaagctactcaagcaaagtatgagatggtgttcctccagtttgcatatggcctcactctgTAAATGATggtggcacaggacagaaaggtcagtatgggaatgggaagaggagttaaaatggttagcaaccaggagaatcTACGCTTgctctcgccaatgtacaggagcccacaacAGGAACACCGGAGGCAGTagatgaggtgaggtgaggtgcacATAAACCTCTGTATCAcacggaaggactgctggggtccctggatggaggcgagAAAAAAGGTATAGGGACAGTTGTTACATcccctgcagttgcagggaaagtaTATGGaaagggggtggtttaggtgggaaggaatgagtgaaccatGGAGTTGCGGAGGGTGCTGTCTCGGCCAGGAATAGAGAAAAGACTGTAAACTTCACTGCATATGCTTACCACAAGTTAGCAACCCATCCTGGTAATCTGTGGTGTAGGAGAAGTCAATGAATTCTCTTGGGGCAATCACATTCCACAATTGTCCTGCTGTGGTGTATTGCATCAAACAACAACCCTGCTGAATAAATTTGTAGGGTATCAAATATTATTTTCTTCATTATTTTATGGGATAAATAACAAAATATTTACTTAACATCTTCTGCAAAATAAAACATCAAGTTAGTTCAGTCAGAGAGTcatcagcatgaaacaggccgttcagcctatATGAACTATCAAACAACCATTTACATTTATCCTACATTAATCCTTATTTttattcttaataataataataatgcattttatttgctggcgcctttctggacacccttcgttagacaccttacaggacataaaatcacaatacatttatcaatattaaactcaagttgattaaaaacaaaaaaacaaaaaaacaaaaaatacacaaaacattttaagtaattaaaatcagggtgaacatggtggaagttatgtcgggtatgctaatctaaacaggtgtgttttgagttgtgatttgaattgatcgagtgtccaggtgacggatgggaggtgggagagtgttccagagacgtggggcagagcagctgaaggctctggcacccatggtgctgagtctaaatgtggggatagttaaaattgcagctgaggaggaacgaagtgaccgggaaggagtgcagcaggtcagagaggtattggggagcaaggtggtgtagggctttgaaggtcagcagtaaaatcttgtagttaatccggtggtgcacagggagccagtggagctgagtgaggatgggtgtgatgtggtccgatgatctggtgcgggtgatgatccgggctgcagagttctgaatgcattggaggcgatgaagaagtttattggaggtgcaagtgaggagggcgttgcagtaatcgatgcgagaTGTGACCAGAgtgtggatgaggacttttgtattgtctttggagagggaggggcggagtctggagatgttgcggagatgaaagtatgcagagcgtgtgatattgctgatgtcggggccaaaggaaagtgtactgtccagaatgacgccgagacttttgacatgggaggaggtgggtatgggtgagccatcaactgaaatggtgaacgggtgggttttggagagtgtggactttgagccaattagcatgatttctgttttatttccattgagttttagaaggttgagtgacatccagttgctgatagcttgaagacaggtggtgagggcagttgggagaagggaggtgtttggttttgtggagaggtaaagttgtgtatcatcggcgtagcagtgaaaattgattccaaaattacggagaatattgccaagaggttgaatatagatgataaaaagcagtggccccagcaccgatccctgaggaacaccatgggtgactgtggcagttatggatgtgactttatttccctggatgaacttGTATTTTCATTAATGAATGAATCCGCACCCCAGAAGGTATTACTCATCTACACCCCAGGGCAATTTATAGTGAAATACTGGTAAATCTTGTCCCTAAGAATCCCCTCCAATAACCTTTCCACCACAGATTTAAAACAGTGTATACCGGTACTTAATCAGTATTTCACTAGTTTCCTTCTGTTGTTGACCATCAGATCTCCCATGTTAATCACAATTCAAAAGCCAAAGGGGGACCAAATTTGTAACTCGAAAAATACTAAATACCCTTTTGCACTTCCGCAGCACCATTCTTCAGCATGCCTTTTCCCATCCTAGTGTTCCTACATGATGTGATCCCATTTGTGCAGCCTGACGGCGGAAGACTGTGGAATTCAAATGGAAGAGACTGCAAATTACTTTGAAGAGTGATTTCAGCAGCTCTAGCGCTCGAAGCCAAAACTTCAGATCACACCCTCCTGTTAAGAACAATCACCTGCTGGCGGAACTAGCTAATGGGCAACAGGGAGGACATTGCCAACTGAGTCATGGGAATGAGAATCCGTCATATTGAAAATAGTCAACAGATGTTATGGTCTATGGAGTCATTCTCATTCCCCTGGGATTGTACCTCAATCATTCCCAGTAACCTGTTATGGAGTAATTGTCATTCCTCTGGGATTGTACCTCAATCATTCCTAGTAACCTGTAGGCACGTAGATTCCGGACTATGATGACACTGTGGGAGCCCTTTTCAACAACGCTAACTGAGCTCATAAACTGGGTTCCATTGCAGAACCTAGATACTGGTTAGATTCTGCTTATGCTGTTGTACAAGTTGCGTCATAACTATCAGACTTTGTGTTATGGTTGGGATCAGGTCTTTTCCACAGTTGCTCACTACTTCCATGTTCAAAATAATAGGCTTCATGCTCTAATCAATACCTTGTGCACAGTTAGTGCTGAGTTCCACCATGTGCACTCTGGCATTTTTGCAGGCCTGCCAATATATGAATCACTTTACGtcatttacatagatacatagacaataggtgcaggagtccgccattcggccctttgagccagcaccgccattcaatgtgatcatggctgatcaccctcaACCAATTCCTGCCGGAGTTTTCTTCTGTAGTCTACTCCACTTAATTCTCTTAAGAGTCCTCTTCAGGAAATTAGCTCAAGAAATGTACATGTCAGCTCCCCTGAGATTGAAGTTACACAGAACATATATACGTGAGCCTCGAAATGACATTGTCAGTGTCTGGGGTGTTATGTTAAATTGAATGATAGTATAATTTCATCTTCACCCACTTGTGTttctagtttaaatctttttatttgaattttgaatttaacagcaatttgcatacatacaatgataacagacagtgataatcaggacataattgtacaacagtatgtaaacgaccctcaaaacccttacccttacccttacccaccctcgccacccgggaacaaacaacactcacatacgtacacatccacacaaatacgataataaaaaaaaaaataaaaaaaaataaaaaataaaaaaaaaaaaaaaaaaaaaaaaaaggaggaaaaaataaataaataaataaatagataaataaatagattgtggggagggagggggggaggggttgaggggatagcagctgcaataagacagagctgtgatagaggacactcagtcctcttccgagtccggaaacaagttaagagagttaacaagttccaggaaagggttccatgtatctaggaatgtcttggtagagcctttgagagagaacctaagtttttcaagctttaagttgtagagcacctccttgatccagcgggcgtgtgtcgggggacaggtaagtctccagttaagcaaaatcagtctccgggctaacagggttgtaaaagccaggacccgcttcaacgcaacagagaggttggtgttggggggaataccaaaaatagctgacagtgggtttggaggaatagtctggccataggctctgcttagcacgtcgaaagcattcctccaaaaggttgctagcttagggcaagaccaaaacatatgactatggttggcaggggattgattgcatctgttgcaggtgtctttaacagcggggtatattctagataatcttgcgtttgtgtagtggactttgtgaaggactttgcattggattaggccatgacgggcacatatggaggaagaatggatcaaatccaaggcagagtcccattgctggtctgttagtttcatattcagctcgccctcccacgcagcttttaatgaggtatgaggtttcaatataaccgaccctaataagttgtacaaaaaagagatgcatttcttccggttgggatctagagctaggatggaatcggtcagggtttcagggggacgatttgggaaatgggggaatatcttcttcacaaaattcctaatctggaaaaaacgaaaaaggtgggagtttgggaggctatagttgtgcgaaagctctgcaaaagacgaaaaaataccatccttgtataggtttttgatactactgatgccattactatgccaggttttgaatgcggagtctgtacttgaaggattaaagatgtgatttttaagcagtggggtcaagatggaagggccttgtaaaccaaagtttttcctaaattgactccatatcttgagcgagagggacgcaattgggcctgcacccgcagatgttatagaaagggggagttgagagcataggacagaccgcaacgggagatgtgaactcgccttttctacCAAAACCTGGTCAGGTTGCGATAAAGTCGTTAAGGCATGGAATTGAGGAAAGCACAAGGTGCATTTTCGTGCTTTGACAgaaccaacattttttttttaaatgagagttAATGGAGAAATGAGGAGGTAGATGTGCTGCAGGGGTATCATCTATAGTTTCAATGCTGTTACTGACAATCTCAGTAGTGATAAATACAATGATGTCGAGCACTGGAGTATGATGCAGTGGTACCTAATGTTGGCTGTTGCTGCTTGCAATTATGTACCAACAAGTCATGCATGAGAAAAGGAAGTGTGGTACAGTTCAACTTGTCTCTACTGGTGTAGCTTTCTCTAGCCTGAAGGCCAGGAAATGTAACTTGACCAAGGGGTGACAGAAATACAAGGATACGGCAGTCACAACGGAATGGCTAACTATGTGTAAGCCTTTTGAAATGAGAGGGTATGGTAAAGTATAGAAACAACAGGTACAATTCCTGGTTGACGGAGCATACTGATAAAAATAGGGTGCAATGGCAGTACTAGCACCTGCTGCAGCGaggcatgatattcacctccagagGAAGTAGGAAGTATTGGCCGGGAGTCCAGGAGGCcggttagcccccccccccccccccccccagtggggtttAAGGGGACTCCTGCATTTTTATTAAATTGATtcccaagctttctgctggtagtttacataacagaagcttagaatttttctaacacataaccagtaaaataaccccccaaaatataaatatttcatgaaataaatgacttcataaagctaaaaaaatctttacaaaaaaatgctaactgaaatgtctctttgcctagcactgtGTGCAAACAGTACAGAAAAGGTGATTttggctgcagccatcttctgcttcagtaggagaagctggttggtgattggccgCAACGGCCCTCGGAGACtgcgtctgattggccgccgagtgaccggcgcattatgtgattggacttaacgcccttggagacagcggctgattggacggcagGAGACCGATttcttgattggacgggaattttaagggaagctggtcggtgattggatgcaacccccttagagacagcggttgattggccaccaaataatcgggcacaaaaaaattgaaaaatagGAAAACTAAAAAAAtcagaattccgatttaaatctgaagaatatcatgcctgtgcAACCAAAGTACATCCCCCCTCTTAAAATTGCAGGTTGGTTTTATATACTACAGTTTAGCTTTAACAAATGCTGGTCACTCTCAATACTGAGCCTCCTTTTGACGGATGCCGCCAAGGAACAGTGTGGTTGTGCCAGCTGTCCACATTAATCTAGCAGGCACCATAAAGCAGTTTtggatcatgagggaaataggttCGTGCCAATTATGACAAGCAAAGTTTTCCACATGGAGAATGATGCAGTGGTGCCTGATGTTGGCTGTTACTGCTTGCAATTATGTACCAAGtcctgcaagggggagggatgtaTAGTACTATTCAAGCCCAATTTTGGGACTCTCCAATTTAGATCTGCCATgaatcaatgtaaaaaaaaaacccaagtgCACAGGAAAGGAGATATGGCTGCTTTGGTAATATATTCTCAGTCAAAAATACAAATTGGGCGAAACATCTTGTATCActatcttcttcttgtgtatggggtgcacagcctaaagttgtaagacaacttgttctgtttgatcttctgtttgcgcacgccaggttgattgcattcgtcgaaacagggtggacctagTGAAgggtgcaatctcccaccccttgtaTCACTATGATGGAACAGAAGCCACATCTGCCAGTGTCAAAGAACATATTGCAAGGAGGGTTCTGTTTACAGGATGAAAGAGTACAGATCACAACATGCAAGGGAAAATTTAAGAAACATCCCCAAATACCAGTCGATATCAAATCTGTACTTAGACACTTTGATTATCGATTGAGATTCAAGCCAAAGAAAGAATATATGTCTTTTATgttattttttaatcttttatATTTAGTTAATCCTCCATTA
The DNA window shown above is from Amblyraja radiata isolate CabotCenter1 chromosome 3, sAmbRad1.1.pri, whole genome shotgun sequence and carries:
- the stard4 gene encoding stAR-related lipid transfer protein 4 isoform X1, encoding MEVETLPNSQKLATEVESILINYYSIGKDEWRVAKETNDVTVWRKPSEEFGGFLYKTQGIVKETPNRIVDFIRPGPCRLAWDSLMTSMDIVGEFEQQGCCLMQYTTAGQLWNVIAPREFIDFSYTTDYQDGLLTCGVSVEYGEKQDSFVRGFNHPCGWFCIPLKSDPDHSILTGFIQTDLRGMLPQTLVNTAMGNTLVNFYNDLRNALKT
- the stard4 gene encoding stAR-related lipid transfer protein 4 isoform X2; amino-acid sequence: MEVETLPNSQKLATEVESILINYYSIGKDEWRVAKETNDVTVWRKPSEEFGGFLYKTQGIVKETPNRIVDFIRPGPCRLAWDSLMTSMDIVGEFEQGCCLMQYTTAGQLWNVIAPREFIDFSYTTDYQDGLLTCGVSVEYGEKQDSFVRGFNHPCGWFCIPLKSDPDHSILTGFIQTDLRGMLPQTLVNTAMGNTLVNFYNDLRNALKT